The following are encoded together in the Macadamia integrifolia cultivar HAES 741 chromosome 10, SCU_Mint_v3, whole genome shotgun sequence genome:
- the LOC122090491 gene encoding uncharacterized protein LOC122090491 produces the protein MIHPLPDISELEETSSMGVVEPPPLRRHPGRPKKVRKKEDGEPAGSEYRKKSTSVRCDKCGLQGHNRRTCKGGQIRRKRARKSSTVKESRNVGASEAEVNVSQRTRSHNASTALNDSVQARKRAKATAARARRREKEAMQKPNKN, from the exons ATGATACACCCACTTCCTGACATATCAGAGTTGGAAGAAACAAGTAGTATGGGAGTGGTGGAGCCTCCACCTCTGAGAAGGCACCCAGGCAGACCcaaaaaagttagaaaaaaGGAGGATGGTGAACCAGCAGGAAGTGAGTATAGAAAGAAGTCTACATCAGTAAGATGTGATAAGTGTGGGCTTCAGGGTCATAACAGGAGAACATGTAAAGGGGGTCAAATTAGGAGGAAAAGGGCAAGGAAAAGCAGTACTGTGAAG GAGAGTCGAAATGTGGGGGCTAGTGAAGCTGAAGTCAATGTCTCTCAGCGGACAAGATCACATAATGCATCAACTGCATTGAATGATAGTGTTCAAGCAAGGAAAAGAGCGAAAGCGACAGCAGCTCGGGCAAGAAGACGTGAAAAGGAGGCAATGCAGAAGCCAAACAAGAATTGA
- the LOC122092398 gene encoding uncharacterized protein LOC122092398, translating into MIKSFNPQHTCSQRKDKNPDATSRWIANKLGPQLKVDPELSTNSIRAMLWKDYKIQPSYSQIWRARLLAKEVNEGSHAKSYSKLPRYGEMVRQTNPGSMFNLQFISRTNMADNPVFKRCFVCYEASKRGFLNGCRPFIGLDGCHLKGKFGGTLLAAISVDGSNGLFPLAYAVVESECKDSWLWFLQNLYTALYSTSDDMGYLTFMSDKQKGLTDAIKEVFHESHTRHCSRNLYANFRKDYKGEKLKALFWTASRAYREIEWTKAMAEIKSINQKAYDFLMENQPSSWSRWAFNHQTKSDHITNNMTESFNNWVGPYRDKPILYLIDQVRISLMDKLHKRFEQACSYKGTLTPKIKKRMDVIHQQSRSCVALSAGYNEFEVNNGTSRFVITVIVFIF; encoded by the exons ATGATAAAGTCTTTTAATCCTCAGCATACTTGTTCtcaaagaaaagacaaaaaccCGGATGCAACATCAAGATGGATTGCTAACAAACTTGGTCCACAACTCAAAGTAGATCCTGAGTTGTCTACTAATAGTATTAGAGCCATGTTATGGAAGGATTATAAGATTCAACCAAGTTACAGTCAGATTTGGAGGGCACGTCTTCTTGCAAAAGAAGTAAATGAGGGTAGCCATGCCAAGTCGTATTCCAAGCTTCCAAGGTATGGAGAGATGGTTAGGCAAACCAATCCAGGTTCAATGTTTAATCTTCAATTCATTTCAAGAACTAACATGGCCGACAATCCAGTGTTTAAAAGGTGTTTTGTTTGTTATGAAGCAAGCAAAAGAGGGTTTCTTAATGGTTGTAGGCCATTTATTGGGTTGGATGGATGCCATCTGAAGGGAAAGTTTGGAGGGACACTATTGGCAGCTATTTCTGTTGACGGGAGCAATGGATTATTTCCACTTGCCTATGCTGTTGTTGAATCTGAGTGCAAAGACAGTTGGCTGTGGTTCCTTCAGAATCTGTATACTGCATTGTATTCTACATCAGATGACATGGGGTATTTAACTTTCATGTCAGATAAGCAAAAG GGGTTAACTGATGCAATTAAGGAGGTTTTCCATGAATCACATACAAGGCATTGCAGTAGGAATTTATATGCAAATTTCAGGAAAGATTATAAAGGTGAGAAGCTAAAAGCTTTATTTTGGACTGCATCAAGGGCTTACAGAGAAATTGAGTGGACAAAGGCAATGGCTGAGATCAAGAGTATAAATCAAAAAGCATATGATTTTCTGATGGAAAACCAGCCTAGTTCATGGTCAAGATGGGCATTTAATCACCAAACAAAAAGTGATCACATAACCAACAACATGACAGAGTCCTTCAATAACTGGGTAGGCCCGTATAGAGACAAACCCATCCTATATTTGATTGATCAAGTGCGGATAAGTTTGATGGATAAATTACATAAGAGGTTTGAGCAAGCTTGTTCTTACAAGGGGACTTTGACACCAAAGATTAAGAAGAGAATGGATGTGATCCACCAGCAATCAAGATCTTGTGTGGCCCTATCAGCAGGATATAATGAATTTGAGGTGAACAATGGCACATCAAGATTTGTG ATTACTGtgatagtttttattttctag